A single genomic interval of Pyrobaculum arsenaticum DSM 13514 harbors:
- a CDS encoding DUF4892 domain-containing protein: MGLVSGLTYLLAYFLACGRFFAPVVIYAAGASALLANVVFGEVRVLGGKLVELYFLVALAASLIYASTFSRGVGRFLSVVLLLASVALGGVFMVIAAAIWRAAVPTLGFAPWLPEPQDAPIYVALYELWRRIHTYPKNVRCGKQGAISDVRERREAPSGSGQKK; this comes from the coding sequence GTGGGTCTCGTCAGCGGCTTGACGTATTTGTTGGCGTATTTTTTGGCTTGTGGGCGGTTTTTTGCGCCTGTCGTGATATACGCCGCGGGCGCCTCGGCGCTTCTTGCCAACGTAGTTTTTGGCGAGGTGCGGGTGCTGGGGGGTAAACTTGTGGAGTTGTATTTTCTCGTGGCACTAGCCGCGTCTCTCATCTACGCCTCTACCTTTAGCAGAGGGGTGGGCAGATTTTTGTCTGTTGTCCTCCTCCTCGCCTCTGTGGCGCTAGGCGGCGTTTTTATGGTGATAGCCGCCGCCATCTGGCGCGCGGCGGTGCCCACCCTCGGCTTCGCGCCTTGGTTGCCGGAGCCCCAAGACGCCCCAATATACGTGGCGTTGTACGAGCTCTGGAGGAGGATCCACACGTATCCCAAGAACGTTAGGTGCGGCAAGCAAGGCGCCATATCAGACGTTAGGGAGCGTCGTGAGGCCCCGAGTGGATCCGGTCAAAAGAAATAG
- the dcd gene encoding dCTP deaminase: protein MILANDELKRLISTGRLKVDPLYPDTVRENGLDLRIGGEYAIYAYESTVVRPCDLETAKPLFRIVKSDEVVIPPRNFVLLTTEEYVKMPDDVVGFANLRSTLARYGLVIPPTIVDAGFEGNITIEVVNESPNTIVLKRGMRFLHLVLAKAEGRAQYSGLYQGQRGVTPPKGLKGEC from the coding sequence ATGATACTTGCCAACGACGAGCTTAAACGGCTCATATCCACGGGCAGGCTGAAGGTAGACCCCCTCTACCCAGACACCGTAAGGGAGAACGGCCTAGATCTAAGGATTGGGGGAGAGTACGCCATATACGCCTACGAGAGCACTGTAGTTAGGCCGTGCGACCTGGAAACCGCCAAGCCCCTCTTCCGAATCGTAAAGTCAGACGAGGTGGTCATCCCCCCGCGCAACTTCGTACTACTCACAACAGAGGAATACGTCAAGATGCCCGACGACGTCGTGGGCTTCGCCAACCTCCGCTCCACCCTCGCCCGATACGGTCTAGTAATACCTCCCACCATTGTCGACGCAGGTTTCGAGGGCAACATAACAATAGAGGTGGTCAACGAGTCGCCCAACACCATTGTGCTTAAGAGGGGGATGCGATTCTTGCATCTCGTCTTGGCCAAGGCCGAGGGGAGGGCGCAGTACTCCGGCCTCTACCAAGGGCAGAGAGGAGTGACGCCGCCAAAGGGCCTTAAAGGAGAGTGCTAA
- a CDS encoding MoaD/ThiS family protein: MPRVKLAGVLVALAGGRDEVEVEGFTVKEVLESLSSVSQKLYRRVVGDGGRLRPDIYIAVNDVDIRLLSGLSTQVKKDDVVLILAYIHPG, translated from the coding sequence GTGCCCAGAGTTAAGCTGGCCGGCGTCTTGGTAGCGCTTGCAGGAGGGAGGGATGAGGTAGAGGTAGAGGGCTTCACAGTCAAGGAGGTGCTGGAGTCCTTGTCGTCGGTGTCCCAGAAGCTGTACAGAAGGGTCGTCGGCGATGGCGGGAGGCTGAGGCCTGATATATACATCGCCGTTAACGACGTCGATATAAGGCTTCTCTCCGGCTTATCGACACAGGTAAAAAAGGACGACGTGGTGTTAATCCTCGCCTACATCCACCCAGGCTAG
- a CDS encoding methylated-DNA--[protein]-cysteine S-methyltransferase → MLCAEYGPVTVGWDGRRTYVNPAGCERRVDLRTLVEQVRLAVADGRLLYLLGVPRGYVTTYKLYAKAVGTSPRGVGRLMAANPLPIILPCHRVVKSDMSLGGYTPGADVKRALLEFEGALCGKRPCKVVRPAPVADVREALRRSLGLS, encoded by the coding sequence ATGCTCTGCGCCGAGTACGGCCCAGTCACGGTGGGGTGGGACGGTAGGAGGACCTACGTCAACCCGGCCGGTTGTGAGAGGCGGGTGGACCTAAGAACGCTTGTGGAGCAAGTCCGCCTAGCTGTTGCGGATGGCAGACTTTTGTACCTGCTTGGCGTGCCGAGGGGCTACGTGACCACTTATAAACTGTACGCCAAGGCGGTGGGCACAAGCCCGCGCGGCGTGGGGCGCCTGATGGCGGCTAATCCGTTGCCAATAATACTTCCGTGCCACAGAGTTGTGAAGAGCGACATGTCGCTCGGCGGATACACGCCGGGCGCCGACGTCAAGAGGGCTCTTCTCGAGTTCGAGGGGGCGCTGTGCGGCAAGAGGCCTTGCAAGGTGGTGAGGCCTGCGCCCGTGGCTGACGTCAGGGAGGCGCTTCGCCGCAGTCTTGGATTGTCGTGA
- a CDS encoding ferredoxin — translation MPVKVRIDRSKCVVAHFCLFYAPTVFIPGEGGKPAVAAEYSVNGSLEEGVVPDELFESVKEAERHCPSRAIKVYRE, via the coding sequence ATGCCTGTGAAGGTCCGCATAGACAGGTCGAAGTGCGTAGTGGCGCACTTCTGCCTTTTCTACGCCCCAACGGTGTTTATACCAGGCGAGGGGGGGAAGCCCGCCGTGGCGGCGGAGTACTCGGTTAATGGGAGCCTAGAGGAGGGGGTGGTGCCCGACGAGCTCTTCGAAAGCGTTAAGGAGGCGGAGAGGCACTGCCCGTCGCGGGCTATTAAGGTGTATAGGGAATGA
- a CDS encoding HAD family hydrolase produces the protein MKYRAVILDVDGVITPFRSAWQRLHAVLGTDGSLNRALYKLGLIDYYEWALYDALLWHGAPKRVVEAYFQTTRGLSALCDVLKEAGVYTIAVSAGVGYTRSLAPCFHFYVVNDLVYSDGAVATVSVSVSDRNKDEVAERIMSLLGVGWDEAVVVGDGEADLPMMRKAALPIAFNPVSEEVARAAKVVIRADSLLPLAKYLKAALRREA, from the coding sequence ATGAAGTACAGGGCGGTAATACTGGACGTGGACGGAGTCATCACGCCCTTCCGCTCGGCGTGGCAGAGGCTACACGCGGTGCTGGGCACTGACGGGTCGCTCAACAGGGCGTTGTATAAGCTGGGGCTCATCGACTACTATGAGTGGGCTCTTTACGATGCCTTGCTGTGGCACGGGGCCCCGAAGAGGGTGGTTGAGGCGTATTTCCAGACGACTAGGGGGCTAAGCGCCTTGTGCGACGTCTTGAAGGAGGCTGGGGTCTACACAATAGCGGTATCCGCGGGGGTGGGCTACACCAGATCGCTGGCGCCCTGCTTCCACTTTTATGTCGTCAACGATCTTGTATACAGCGACGGCGCGGTGGCCACCGTCAGCGTGTCTGTCAGCGACAGAAACAAGGACGAGGTGGCTGAAAGGATTATGTCTCTCCTCGGCGTGGGCTGGGACGAGGCGGTGGTGGTCGGCGACGGCGAGGCCGACCTGCCCATGATGAGGAAGGCGGCTCTCCCCATTGCCTTTAACCCAGTTAGCGAAGAGGTGGCAAGGGCGGCCAAGGTGGTTATAAGAGCCGACTCCCTACTCCCCCTCGCTAAGTATTTAAAGGCGGCTTTAAGGAGAGAGGCGTGA
- a CDS encoding phosphate signaling complex PhoU family protein has translation MELRRIIRVGERSFGITLPKEWVELHQLKVGSPVRVIADRDKITILPGAETGGLKKVSIKSDDVEKATRDIIAYYIEGADEIEVETRHISAVVTKIEGKLPGVVLMEEGGVLKLKIVTREDVNIDEAVRSMYTTVDAMFSLFLQMISAERRDLAGEILRLDDQLDRLYFFSLRTVKRNIIQKPELYVDYIITIKNLEHVGDAIDRATSYYLHTEVGCKEEVYQTFRKVYTFLQDAFNAFYNVDAGKALSVLLRRGELEKETLRAMCPQAAAVMHEASSIVGFAADIAEAAYSKSVRR, from the coding sequence GTGGAACTCAGGAGAATAATCAGAGTTGGAGAGAGATCCTTCGGCATTACTCTGCCTAAAGAGTGGGTGGAGTTACACCAGTTAAAAGTCGGCTCGCCGGTAAGAGTCATAGCGGATAGGGATAAGATCACAATTCTACCCGGTGCGGAGACCGGCGGACTCAAGAAGGTGTCCATTAAAAGCGACGATGTCGAGAAGGCGACCCGTGACATAATTGCCTACTACATCGAGGGGGCTGATGAAATAGAAGTGGAGACGAGGCACATATCGGCCGTGGTTACGAAGATTGAGGGGAAGTTGCCGGGGGTTGTCCTCATGGAAGAGGGAGGCGTCTTGAAGCTTAAGATTGTGACCCGCGAGGATGTAAACATAGACGAGGCGGTGAGGAGTATGTACACGACTGTGGATGCGATGTTTTCCCTCTTCCTCCAGATGATTTCGGCAGAGAGGCGTGACCTAGCGGGCGAGATCCTGCGCCTAGACGACCAGCTGGATAGGCTGTACTTTTTCTCCCTAAGGACAGTTAAGCGGAATATTATACAAAAGCCCGAGCTCTACGTCGACTACATTATAACTATCAAAAACCTAGAACACGTAGGTGATGCCATAGACAGAGCAACCAGCTACTACCTCCATACCGAGGTGGGGTGTAAGGAAGAGGTATACCAAACATTTAGAAAAGTATACACGTTTCTCCAAGACGCTTTCAACGCTTTTTACAACGTCGACGCCGGCAAGGCCCTTTCTGTGCTCTTAAGACGCGGCGAGCTTGAAAAAGAGACTCTTAGGGCCATGTGTCCACAAGCAGCGGCGGTGATGCACGAGGCTTCCTCTATCGTCGGCTTCGCCGCGGACATAGCCGAGGCGGCGTACTCGAAATCAGTTAGGAGATGA
- a CDS encoding DUF1614 domain-containing protein codes for MRIVIAWPFHGIFGILYAGLAVFLLPFFTFSFTDLLKSAGAPTLVAALLGMSLTLLSLVTSPVNLVVYTLSRRQYIPVVDYVVVFGMPIPIPRVALREEKSYIAVNLGGAVIPLAVAAYLLHLFYTPMLVVSIAVAAFLTNAVSRVVPNVGVVTPALAPPIIATLSALLAGGGPAATYITAVFGTIIGADVMNLGKVLRHRPPFVSIGGAGVFDGIFLSGVVATLLANLL; via the coding sequence ATGAGAATTGTTATTGCGTGGCCGTTCCACGGCATTTTTGGAATTCTATACGCAGGTCTAGCAGTGTTTCTACTCCCCTTCTTTACTTTTTCCTTCACAGATCTTCTCAAGTCTGCGGGTGCACCGACCTTAGTTGCCGCCTTGCTGGGGATGTCCTTAACTCTCCTGAGCCTAGTCACAAGCCCGGTCAACCTGGTGGTGTATACTCTCTCCCGGAGGCAGTACATCCCCGTGGTGGACTACGTGGTCGTTTTCGGCATGCCTATACCAATCCCAAGGGTGGCGTTGCGCGAGGAGAAGTCATACATAGCGGTGAACCTAGGCGGCGCGGTGATTCCCCTCGCCGTGGCCGCCTACCTACTCCACCTCTTCTACACGCCAATGCTGGTAGTCTCCATCGCAGTGGCTGCTTTTTTGACAAACGCAGTTAGCCGAGTCGTGCCTAATGTGGGCGTGGTGACGCCTGCCCTCGCGCCTCCCATAATTGCCACCCTCTCGGCGCTGTTAGCCGGCGGGGGGCCCGCGGCGACGTACATAACAGCCGTCTTCGGCACAATAATAGGCGCCGATGTGATGAACTTGGGAAAAGTCCTGCGCCACAGGCCCCCATTTGTCTCGATAGGAGGGGCCGGCGTATTCGACGGTATTTTTCTGAGCGGCGTGGTGGCTACCTTACTGGCGAACCTCTTGTAG
- the ribC gene encoding riboflavin synthase, with amino-acid sequence MACIGVVDTTFARVDMGTVAVDEIRNLMPNAVVKRITVPGIKNTVWGALKLIREGCDAVIVLGWVGPTQVDKYSYLATSIGLMQLQIETGVLVLDVTVHEEEGGGDEKRLKEIALDRAKKHVWNLVQLMRGGLERYAGKGLRQGYPHAGEIV; translated from the coding sequence GTGGCTTGCATCGGCGTGGTTGACACCACATTTGCCCGTGTCGATATGGGCACAGTAGCCGTTGACGAGATACGAAACCTAATGCCCAACGCCGTTGTGAAGAGGATAACCGTGCCCGGCATCAAAAACACGGTATGGGGGGCCTTAAAGCTGATAAGGGAGGGATGCGATGCCGTTATCGTTTTGGGGTGGGTGGGCCCTACTCAAGTAGACAAGTACAGCTACTTGGCGACCTCCATTGGGCTGATGCAACTACAGATCGAGACCGGGGTGCTTGTCCTCGACGTGACTGTACACGAAGAGGAGGGAGGCGGCGACGAGAAGAGGCTAAAGGAAATCGCTCTTGACAGGGCGAAGAAACATGTGTGGAACCTAGTCCAGCTAATGAGAGGCGGCTTAGAGAGATACGCCGGGAAGGGGCTTAGACAGGGGTATCCTCACGCCGGCGAAATTGTATAA
- a CDS encoding CopG family ribbon-helix-helix protein: MKRFGIAIPKEVASEVEKLSQELGVTRSDLIAVAVQEYLESRKNHADPGHQCVGAVLALSDSFSDVGEIIEEHKTSVLAYTHLHVEGRCLTILVVKGSGDAVERLTLELSKKVHVARYVPLM; the protein is encoded by the coding sequence GTGAAGCGGTTTGGCATAGCCATCCCGAAGGAGGTTGCTAGCGAGGTGGAGAAGCTGTCGCAAGAGCTGGGAGTGACTAGGAGCGACTTGATCGCCGTTGCGGTACAGGAGTACCTAGAGTCTAGGAAAAACCACGCCGACCCGGGGCACCAGTGCGTCGGCGCTGTTTTGGCCTTGAGTGACTCTTTTAGCGACGTCGGCGAGATAATAGAGGAGCACAAGACATCGGTCTTGGCCTACACACACCTCCACGTAGAGGGGAGGTGCTTGACCATATTAGTGGTGAAGGGTAGTGGCGACGCCGTAGAGAGGCTCACGCTGGAGCTGTCCAAGAAAGTCCACGTGGCGAGGTACGTCCCTTTGATGTGA
- a CDS encoding M67 family metallopeptidase has protein sequence MRIPREFLEEARRRCTPQEECVALLFGRDNAVAKWRWVRNLAGSPVAFRIDPEEMYRAITEAEEEGLELLAIFHTHPGPPTPSSVDLKYMRLWPVVWIISSTFSWKTTAWRLEKTLREVQITLQ, from the coding sequence GTGAGGATCCCCAGGGAATTTCTCGAAGAGGCAAGGCGCAGGTGCACCCCACAAGAGGAGTGCGTAGCCCTCCTCTTCGGCAGAGACAATGCCGTGGCTAAGTGGCGGTGGGTGCGCAACTTGGCGGGGAGCCCCGTCGCGTTTAGAATAGACCCCGAGGAGATGTATAGGGCGATTACCGAGGCGGAGGAGGAGGGGCTGGAGCTACTCGCCATCTTCCACACACACCCCGGGCCCCCGACCCCCAGTAGCGTAGATCTGAAGTACATGAGGCTGTGGCCAGTTGTGTGGATCATATCAAGCACGTTTTCGTGGAAGACGACGGCTTGGCGCCTTGAGAAAACATTAAGGGAGGTACAAATCACGTTGCAATGA
- a CDS encoding aminopeptidase P family protein — MIIATTTVNFAYFTGAWVETFERFKAAVKCGDYSAAVVPQLDAERVGGNVFAYKDGEDPAEALRKAASRCDASVVYVDGGTTLRHFEIIKRALPNAEFRLADEILREYRSVKRGDEIEKIKTAATKIRKVLEAVELTPGITEREVAFKIYSMLYEEGLHPGPILVQFGPNTALPHLEPTEKKLHRDEAVVLDISASYRGYYGDLTTSFFFGEAPPQYAEIYNTVKEAQATALASAKPGVGAAEVDKAARAVIEARGYGRYFIHRTGHGLGLEIHEAPDISPNSPDVLKPGMVFTIEPGIYLPGKFGVRLEIDVVVEKDGAHPL, encoded by the coding sequence ATGATTATAGCCACCACGACGGTGAACTTCGCCTACTTCACCGGGGCCTGGGTGGAGACCTTCGAGCGCTTCAAGGCTGCTGTCAAGTGCGGGGACTACTCGGCGGCTGTTGTGCCCCAGCTTGACGCAGAGCGCGTAGGGGGCAACGTATTTGCCTACAAAGACGGCGAGGACCCTGCAGAGGCTCTCCGAAAAGCAGCCTCTAGGTGCGACGCGTCGGTGGTATACGTCGATGGGGGCACCACACTACGCCACTTCGAAATTATAAAAAGGGCGCTTCCCAACGCCGAGTTTCGCCTAGCGGACGAAATATTAAGGGAGTACAGGTCGGTGAAGAGGGGCGACGAAATCGAGAAGATAAAGACGGCGGCAACCAAGATCAGGAAGGTCCTAGAAGCTGTTGAGCTGACACCTGGGATAACAGAGCGCGAGGTGGCTTTCAAGATCTACTCCATGCTTTACGAAGAGGGGCTCCACCCAGGGCCTATACTTGTCCAATTCGGCCCTAACACTGCACTGCCACATCTAGAGCCCACGGAGAAGAAGCTTCACCGAGACGAGGCTGTGGTGCTAGACATCTCTGCCTCCTACCGTGGCTACTACGGCGACTTGACAACGTCGTTCTTCTTCGGCGAGGCCCCGCCCCAGTACGCGGAAATATACAACACCGTAAAGGAGGCACAAGCTACGGCGCTGGCCTCGGCAAAGCCCGGCGTCGGAGCCGCAGAGGTGGACAAAGCCGCCCGCGCAGTTATTGAGGCGAGAGGCTACGGGCGCTACTTCATACACCGCACGGGTCACGGCCTCGGCCTTGAAATACACGAAGCTCCCGACATCTCTCCCAACTCGCCCGACGTGCTGAAGCCTGGGATGGTCTTCACAATAGAGCCCGGGATATACCTGCCAGGGAAGTTCGGAGTAAGGCTGGAGATAGACGTGGTGGTGGAAAAAGACGGCGCCCACCCCCTTTAG
- a CDS encoding helix-turn-helix domain-containing protein: protein MEYRDPRDAILEILRREGPVPLYKLAKELGLSYGAVQWYVFSLEREGLVETIKVGKRRYVTLKTSDWMENIKVGDVLEELLLTLAAFGVKPEMSLGEALAVLNRKAPHIAELLKKIMQKD from the coding sequence GTGGAATACAGAGATCCCAGAGATGCCATTTTAGAAATTTTGCGCAGAGAGGGTCCAGTACCGCTCTATAAGCTGGCTAAGGAGCTGGGGCTCTCCTACGGCGCCGTGCAGTGGTACGTCTTTTCGCTGGAGCGGGAGGGCCTAGTAGAGACAATTAAGGTGGGGAAGAGGCGTTACGTTACTTTAAAGACATCGGACTGGATGGAGAATATAAAGGTTGGGGACGTGTTGGAGGAGCTTTTGCTGACTCTCGCCGCCTTTGGCGTAAAGCCGGAGATGTCTCTCGGCGAGGCGTTAGCGGTGCTGAACAGAAAGGCGCCTCACATAGCCGAGCTGTTGAAAAAAATAATGCAAAAAGACTAG
- a CDS encoding FAD-binding oxidoreductase yields MDVGFLRKTFGDRFVEDSSVAALYVHDASFVEGESNVLGVVFPETEGEVVELVRWAIKHKVPLFPQGSATSLSGNAAATARGLVVSFERMTKVEIDPGDGVAVVGPGVRIEELNVELARYGFFFPVDPGSVRSATIGGAIANGAGGMRGAKYGTIKDWVLGLRVVTGRGDVLKVGCKTFKCRNGYDLVRLFVGSEGTLGLITEAVLKLAPVPESAVAVLAYYDDVEPLVEDVVRVRASRIWPLFAEFLDAPTAAVVGLEERDTLFLGVDVNTGAEERVLKRLQSIVRGRVASVAVGWSEAMKLLEPRRRLYSAQVHLAQRGGGVLVIEDVAVPISKLPDAVRGLKKLAEKYGVPLLLGGHVGDGNLHPATWFRKEEGPGKAEKFIREMAELVVGLGGTVSAEHGVGTLKKDLIALELGDAVLTYMRELKKVFDPYNILNPGKIA; encoded by the coding sequence ATGGATGTGGGTTTTCTCAGGAAGACGTTTGGCGATAGGTTTGTTGAAGATTCTTCCGTTGCGGCGTTGTACGTCCACGACGCCTCTTTTGTGGAGGGGGAAAGCAACGTGCTGGGGGTGGTCTTCCCCGAGACGGAGGGGGAGGTGGTTGAGCTGGTTAGGTGGGCTATAAAGCATAAGGTGCCGTTGTTCCCACAAGGGAGTGCCACCAGCCTCTCGGGCAACGCCGCGGCTACTGCTAGAGGGCTCGTGGTGAGTTTTGAGAGGATGACCAAAGTGGAGATAGACCCAGGGGACGGCGTGGCTGTGGTCGGCCCCGGGGTGAGGATCGAGGAGCTGAACGTCGAGCTGGCCCGGTACGGCTTCTTCTTCCCCGTCGATCCCGGCTCTGTGAGGAGCGCCACGATTGGCGGGGCTATCGCCAACGGAGCCGGCGGGATGAGGGGGGCGAAGTACGGCACAATAAAGGACTGGGTGTTGGGACTGAGAGTGGTGACGGGAAGAGGCGACGTGTTGAAGGTGGGTTGCAAGACGTTCAAGTGCCGGAACGGCTATGATCTTGTGAGGCTATTTGTCGGTAGCGAGGGGACGCTGGGCCTTATTACGGAGGCTGTTTTGAAGCTGGCTCCTGTGCCGGAGTCCGCCGTGGCCGTCTTGGCGTATTATGACGACGTGGAGCCGCTTGTAGAGGACGTGGTTAGGGTTAGGGCAAGCAGAATTTGGCCGCTATTTGCAGAGTTTTTAGACGCGCCGACTGCCGCCGTGGTGGGGCTTGAGGAGAGAGACACCCTCTTTCTTGGCGTCGACGTCAATACAGGTGCAGAGGAGAGAGTTTTGAAGAGACTCCAGTCTATCGTCAGGGGGAGAGTGGCCAGTGTGGCAGTGGGCTGGTCTGAAGCCATGAAGCTACTGGAGCCGCGCAGGAGGCTATACTCGGCGCAGGTTCACCTCGCTCAGAGAGGCGGCGGCGTGTTGGTAATTGAGGACGTTGCGGTGCCCATTTCGAAGCTCCCAGACGCCGTGAGGGGGCTTAAAAAGCTGGCGGAGAAATACGGCGTACCGCTGTTGCTAGGCGGCCATGTAGGCGACGGCAACTTACACCCAGCTACTTGGTTTAGAAAAGAGGAGGGGCCCGGAAAGGCGGAAAAGTTTATCAGAGAAATGGCGGAGCTCGTGGTTGGGCTAGGCGGTACAGTGTCGGCAGAGCACGGGGTCGGGACCTTGAAGAAAGATCTCATAGCGCTTGAGCTCGGCGATGCGGTGCTTACATATATGAGGGAGCTTAAGAAGGTCTTCGACCCCTACAATATCCTCAACCCCGGCAAGATAGCCTAG